Sequence from the Thermococcus nautili genome:
TGGGCGTCATCTACGAGGAGGAAGGAAAGCTCGTCTTCGACGCCACCCAGCTCGGCGTTGACAAGGTTCTCGGTACAGGAAAGCTCACCCGCGCCATCGTCGTCAAGGCCTACTACGTTACCCCCAAGGCCGAGGAGAAGATTAAGGCCGCTGGTGGCGAGGTCATCCTCGCCTGATTTCTTTCAACTTTTGGCGGGTGTCGGCTATGGGAAAGGTAAGGGACATTGTATACGCCATAGAGCGCTACTTCCCCGAGGTTGAGAGGCCGAAGAGGCACGTTCCCCTCAAGGAGAAGTTCATGTGGACTGGAATAGTTCTGTTGCTCTACTTCATACTCGCTGAAATCCCCCTGTATGGAATCCCACCCAAGGTTCAGGATTACTTTGCAACGCTCCGTTTCGTGCTCGCCGGTAAGAGCGGTTCGCTTTTAACGCTGGGTATCGGTCCCATCGTTACCGCGAGTATAATCATGCAGCTTCTCGTTGGTTCCGAGATAGTTAAGCTCGACCTCTCAAATCCCGAGGATAGGAGGTTCTATCAGGCCGCTCAGAAGCTGTTTTCGGTATTCATGAGCTTCTTCGAGGCGGCCATCTACGTCTTCGCCGGAGCGTTTGGTAAGGTCAGCACCGGAATAGGGGCCTTCCAGACCGTTACGAGCCCTGATGGATTCGTTTACATAGGTCTTGGCCTCGCAATCCTGATAATCCTCCAGCTTGGATTTGCGTCCACGATGCTTATACTACTCGATGAACTCGTCAGCAAGTGGGGAATAGGCAGTGGTATCAGTCTCTTCATTGCCGCTGGAGTTTCACAGACGGTCATTTACAAAGCCCTCGCCCCGATACCAAGCAAGGAGTACATTGACCCCCTGACCGGAGAGCCTGCCATAGTCGGTGCCATCCCCGCCTTCATCCAGCACCTAATTCATGGCGACATAACGGGGGCTATCTACCGTGGTGGAACCCTGCCGGATATGGTTAAACTCCTTGGAACAATAGCGGTGTTCCTAATCGTCGTATATCTCGAGAGCATGCGCGTTGAGATTCCGCTCAGCTACGGCCGCGTGACCGTTCGCGGAAGGTACCCGATAAGGTTCATGTACGTCAGCAACATTCCGATAATCCTCACCATGGCCCTCTACGCCAACATCCAGCTCTGGGCCAGGCTTCTCAACAACTACGGCATAACCTGGCTCGGAACCTTTGGGGAGAACGGCTACCCAGTGAGCGGCTTCGTCACGTACCTCTATCCCCCAAGGGACATCTTCCACGTCATTAACGACCCCGTCAGGGCGCTGGTCTACGCCATAATGACGATATTCTGGTCGCTGATATTCGGTTTCCTCTGGGTTGAGCTGACAGGACTTGACGCGAGGAGCATAGCAAGACAGCTTCAGCAGGCGGGACTCCAGATTCCAGGATTCAGGCGCGACCCGAGAATCCTTGAGAGGGTCCTCCAGCGCTACATACCCTACGTTACCTTCTGGGGCTCCTTCACGCTGGCGCTGGTGGCAGTGCTCGCGGACTTCTTCGGCGCGCTGGGTACTGGAACTGGAATACTGCTGACGGTCGGCATCCTCTACAGGTTCTACGAAGAGATTGCCAGAGAGCAGGCAACGGAGATGTTCCCGGCCCTCAGAAGATTCTTCGCCAAGTGACCCTTTCCTTTTTGCAAAACCTTTTAAGGCCGTTTTTCCTTACCCAACCAGAACCCCCTGGGTGAGAGCTATGCCGTTTGTGGTCATGATTACAGGTATTCCAGGAGTTGGCAAGAGCACTATTACGAGACTTGCCCTTAAGAGAACCCGGGCTAAGTTCAGGCTCGTCAACTTCGGTGACTTAATGTTCGAGGAAGCCGTTAAGGCGGGTCTGGTTAAACACAGGGATGAGATGAGGAAGCTCGACCCGAAGACGCAGAGGGAGCTCCAGCTTAAAGCCGCCCAGAAGATAGTCGAGATAGCCCGGGAGGAGCCGGTATTGCTCGACACCCACGCGACCATTAGAACTCCGGTTGGCTACCTACTCGGCTTTCCCAGGGAGGTTATTGAGGTCATAAACCCCAACTTCATAGTGATAATCGAGGCGACGCCGAGCGAGATACTCGGAAGGCGCCTCCGCGACCTCAAGAGGGACAGGGACGTTGAGACCGAGGAGCAGATTGAGAGGCACCAGGACCTCAACAGGGCAGCTGCGATAAGCTACGCCATGCACTCAAACGCCCTCATAAAGATAATCGAGAACCACGAGGATAAGGGTCTCGAAGAGGCAGTTAACGAACTCGTTCAAGTGCTGGACTTGGCGGTGAGTGAGTATGATTGAGGGAATCTACCAGTTTCTTGACGATGTTTTCGGGCCGTTCATGATGAACTACCATCCCCTTTGGGTCATAACACTAATGGGCTTTATAATCGGTGGGTTCTACACGTTGCTCTATTACTTCTTCACGGACATTGAGAAGCAGAAGAAGCTCCAGAAGCTCGCCAAAGAAGTTCAGAAGGAAATGAGGGAAGCCCAGAAGAGCGGCGACGAGAAGAAGCTCAGAAAGGCTCAGCAGAAGCAGTTGGAGCTCATGAAAATGCAGAGCGAGCTCATGAAGCAGCAGATGGTTCCGATGTTCCTCACGATGCCAATATTCTGGATATTCTTCAGCTGGCTCAGAAGATGGTACACAGAGGTCGCGATAGCCAAGGCCCCGTTCAACTTCTTCCTCTTTGACTGGTTCCACAGTATGTATCACTCTGCCCTGTCCGGAAGTGAACTCGGCTACTTCGGCTGGTACATCCTTTCGAGCTACGTCATTGGTATGGTGCTCAGAAAGCTCCTTGACATGGGATAAATTTAAAAACGCTCCGCTGAAAGGGGTTGCGAGGTGAGAGTAATGAAGCCGATGTACCGCTCAAGGTCATGGAGGAGGAAGTACGTTAGGACTCCCGGAGGAAGGACCGTAATCCACTTTGAGAGGAGGAAGCCCAAGGTCGCCCACTGCGCCATGTGCGGAAGGCCCCTCAACGGCGTTCCGCGCGGAAGGCCGAGCGAGCTCAGGAAGCTCCCGAAGACCGCGAAGAGGCCCGAGAGGCCCTACCCGAACCTCTGCCCGAGCTGTATGAGGAAGGTTATGAAGGCCCAGGTTAGGGCCTCCCTCAGCTGAGGTGCGCCTATGCCGAAGGGCTGCCTCGTCATAACCGTCAGTGGCCTGGCCGGTTCCGGAACCACCACCCTCTGCCGGAACCTTGCCAAGCATTATGGCTTCAAGCACGTTTACGCCGGATTGATATTCCGGCAGATGGCTAAGGAAAGGGGAATGACTCTTGAGGAGTTTCAGAAGTACGTCGAACTCCACCCAGAGATAGACAGGGAAGTTGACCGGAGGCAGGTCGAGGCAGCCAAGGAATGTAATGTCGTCATTGAGGGCAGGCTTGCCGGATGGATGGTCAAGAACGCGGACCTTAAGATATGGCTCGACGCTCCAATAATGGAGCGGGCCAAGAGGGTTGCAAGAAGGGAAGGCGTCTCCGTCGAGGAGGCCTTCGTTCAGATTGCCGAGAGGGAGAAGGGGAACAGGAAAAGGTATTTAAACCTCTACGGTATCGACATCGAGGACAAATCAATTTACGATTTAATCATAAACACTGCCAAATGGGGTCCCGATGGGGTCTTCGCGATTGTGAAGGCCGCCATCGACCACCTTTACCCCGACGGCGACGCGGGGTCGGGTGAAAACCCGGAAAACAAAAAGAAGGAGGTGGGATGAATGCCAGCTATTGAGGTCGGAAGGATTGCCGTCGTTATTGCCGGAAGGAGGGCCGGACAGAAGGTCGTCGTTGCCGACATAATCGACAAGAACTTCGTCCTCGTCACCGGTGCTGGCCTCAACAAGGTCAAGCGCAGGAGGATGAACGTCAAGCACCTCGAGCCCCTTCCGGAGAAGGTCAACATCGAGCGCGGTGCCTCCGACGAGGAGATAAAGAAGGCCCTCGAAGAGGCCGGCATAAGCCTTGAGTGAGGGCTTTCCCTCACTCTTCTTCCAATAAGTTTCTTAACGCTTCTCGGTCCCTGATAGTTTCGCCATTCTGTGGGCAAATACCTTCCAAACTGGCCGGTTTTCACGTACCGCTTCAGGTATTAGGTGAGTTTATTAAGTCTGGCCTCAAACTCTATGGGGGGTGAGTGAGGTGCAACTCCATGCCGTCATCTGGGAGGAAGAGGGCATTTACGTCATTCGGGAGGTCTTTACAGGTGTTACGACTCAGGGGGAGACAATAGAGGAGGCAATTGAGAACCTCAAAGAGGCCGTTGAGCTGTACCTTGAGGAGTTTCCGGAGCTGAGGAATGAACTGAAGAGGGTAAAGTTCGTGGGCGATTTCCATGTCGAAGTTGCCAAGGCTCTCGGGTGAAGAAGTCGTTAAAGTGCTCACCAAAAAGTTCGGCTTCAAGGTGTCCCGCCAGAGGGGTAGCCACGTTGTCCTCGTTAAATACGTTGACGGCAGGAAAATAGGAACTGTGGTCCCGCTTCACAAAGAGTTAAAAGCTGGTACGTTGATGGGAGTCCTGAGACTTGCTCAAATAAGCAAGGAGGACTTTATCAAAGCGTTGGAAGACCCATAGGTGATGCTCATGGCGAGGGACGAAGTGAGGAGAATCCTTCCAGCGGATATAAAGCGAGAGGTACTGATTAAGGACGAGAAGGCCGAGACGAACCCGAAGTGGGGCTTTCCGCCCGAGAAGAGGCCGATGGAGATGCACATGCAGTTCGGCATAATCAACCTCGACAAGCCGCCGGGGCCGACGAGCCACGAAGTTGTCGCGTGGATTAAGAAGCTCTTCAACCTGAGCAAGGCAGGTCACGGCGGAACCCTCGACCCCAAGGTCAGCGGCGTTTTGCCGGTTGCCCTTGAGAGGGCCACGAGGGTCGTTCAGGCGCTCCTCCCTGCCGGTAAGGAGTACGTAGCTTTGATGCACCTTCACGGTGACGTTCCTGAGGACAGAATCCTCGCAGTTATGAAGGAGTTCCAGGGCGAGATAATCCAGAGGCCGCCGCTGAGGAGTGCCGTAAAGAGGCGCCTGAGGACGAGGAAGGTCTACTACATCGATGTGCTCGAGATAGACGGCAGGGACGTGCTCTTCCGCGTTGGCGTCGAGGCGGGAACGTACATACGTTCGCTGATTCACCACATGGGCCTGGCCTTGGGTGTTGGAGCGCACATGGCAGAGTTGCGCCGTACCAGAAGCGGTCCCTTCAAGGAGGACGAGACGCTGGTAACGCTTCACGACTTGGTGGACTACTACCACTTCTGGAAGGAGGACGGCATTGAGGAGTACTTCAGGAAGGCGATACAGCCGATGGAAAAGGCCGTTGAGCATCTGCCCAAGGTGTGGATAAGGGACTCTGCCGTTTCTGCCGTAACGCACGGCGCGGACCTGGCCGTTCCGGGAATAGTCAAGCTCCACAAGGGCATAAAGAAGGGCGACCTCGTTGCGATAATGACCCTCAAGGATGAGCTGGTGGCACTTGGAAAGGCCACGATGACGAGCGGTGAGATGCTCCAGAGGAGCAAGGGTATAGCGGTTGACGTTGACAAGGTCTTCATGCCTAGGGACTGGTATCCGAAGCTGTGGTAGAAACTTCGCCTGCGCGAAGTTTCATCAAGGTTGGTAGCTCCCTTCTAAAGTTCATTTTTTAAGGATTTTCTCAATTAACATGGCTCTTTTTGGATGGGATTATATTGAATGCCTTTTAGTGTGGGTTTAAATTTAAATTGACGCCCTTCGGGCGTCGGGAAGAGAGTAAACCCTTTTTGAGAGGAACAATTTGGATTCTTCCCCTTTGAGCATTATGCAATTTTGTGAACAAAATCCCTGGAATGGGTTTTTGGTAGTGAGCTACTAACTTTTGGTGAAGCTTTTTCCAAAAGCTTCCTGTACTCTCAAACCCCCGGAGTGGGGCTTCGCCCCACAACCCCGTTTTCTTCCAAACCTCCGGGGGGCTAACGCCCCCACACCCCCAAACTTTGCTTTGCAAAGTTTCATCAAAGTTGGTAGCTCCCTTCTAAAGGGCTAAGTTTCGAATTATTTTTCTCCTCAATGGGTCAATTTTGAAGGCGAGAAGATTGATTCCTTGACTGTGCTGGCCCTCCTGAACTTTTATTAAACGTTTTAGCGTATCGTAGCAAGGTGGCATGTATATGGGCTGGAATGACCCTCGTCTCCTCCTAAACTTTCTTCTTGGGACGGTTTTTCTGGCAGTCATGTTTCACTACTTCCTTTCGCTTCCATGGGAAGAAAGCTTCTTGTTTGGGGTCGTCTTGGCGCTTCTCTATACTCTGGCCCATGTTCTTCGGAAGGAACCGGATAAATGGAGAAAGTCTGGGCTCTTAAAATCCAAGGGCTTAAGGTATCTCGTCTTTTTCCTGGGCTCGTTTGGGTTCAGTGTGCTCTTATTCGGGCTTATGTATCTGGTCTTTGCAAAACCGGGAACTTCGTTCGTTTCCCTCGTCAAGGTGCTCGGAGCTCTCTTTGCAGTAGGCTCCTCCATGATGTTCCTAGCCTCGGTGTTTTATAGCAAGAATAAGACGCCTGAGAAAATCACTTACTCCTGGCAGAACTTTTTGAGTGAGCTTTCGGCGTCAATTCCCCTATTCATGATTTCATACTTCTCCGGTGTTAGCTTGGAAAAGAGTGTTTCAATGGCTCTTTATGTTTTTGTTGCGGCCGGCTGGTACTACTCCATGATGGCGCACAAATATGTGATATCTGACAGGGTACTCAAAATCCGGGCCGTTGTGAATTTTGTTGCCATTACTTCGGGGCTGTACCTATTTGTAATTGATAACGTAATCATCAGCGGGCTGGCGGGGATAGTTTTCGCGGTTGTCTCTGAAAAAGACTACAAGATAACACGGAAACTCATTGAGGTGGGACTGCTGGAGATAAAACACGCCGAAATTGGGGCTGGACGCTTGTTTTATGCCGTCTTTTATGGACTTGGGATGGTGGTTGCTTTGATGATAATAACGGGGAACTACAGTGCCTCGTTTATCCGGGAATCTTTGCTGACTATGTTTGGGCTCCTGTACATCTTTACAACGATGTTTTTGCCCTTCGGGACGCTAATCGGTTGGTTAAGGTTGAAAGCTCATGGTGTGGGAATCGATGAGCAATAGCGCTGGAGAAACTACCCGCCGGGGCATGAGTCCGCGTGCATCTTTATAAACCCCTCAACGAAGCACCGCACATGAGCCACTACTACTCCGAGGAGCCGAACGTTCCGCTGAGGACGAAGACGATAGAGGTCTGCCTTAGGGGCCACTGCTTCAAGTTCATCACTGCGAGCGGTGTCTTCTCCTTCGGGAAGCTCGACCGGGGGACGGAGTTGCTCATAGAGAACATGGTTCTCGATAGGAACTGGCGCGTTCTTGACCTGGGCTGTGGCTACGGGGCAATCGGGATAGTTGCATCGCGCTTCGTTGACTACGTCGTCATGACCGACGTGAACAGGAGAGCGATTAGCATAGCGAGGAAAAACTTAAAAATCAACGGCGTTAGAAACGCCGAGGTCAGGTGGGGAAGCCTCTACGAGCCCGTTAAGGGCGAAAAATTCGACTCAATCATCACCAATCCCCCCGTGCACGTGGGAAAGGAAGTCCTGAGGGAAATAGTTATAAACGCTCCCCGGCATCTCAACGATGGTGGCCTCCTGCAACTGGTGATTAAGACGAAGCAGGGGGCAAAGTATATTAAGGCCCTCATGGAGGAGACCTTCACCGAAGTGAGAGAGCTCGCGAAGGGGAGCGGTTACCGCGTGTACGCCGGGATTGCCTAGCCTGGGAAGGCGCGGGCCTTGAGAGCCCGTGGGCGTTTGCCCGCCGGGGTTCAAATCCCCGTCCCGGCGCCAAAATCCCTTTGATTCCCAAGAGGGATGGGAGGTGTATTCGTAATGACCGAGAACTTCAGGCACATAGTCCGCGTTGCGGGCGTTGATTTGGATGGACACAAGCAGTTGAGATGGGCACTGACAGGGATTAAGGGAATAGGAATAAACTTCGCCACGATGGTGCTCAGGGTTGCAGGGCTCGACCCCTACATGAAGGCCGGCTACCTCACCGACGAGCAGGTCAAGCTGATAGAGAAAATCCTCGAGGACCCCGTTGCCCACGGAATCCCGGCTTGGGCCGTCAACAGGCCGAAGGACTACGAGACTGGCAAGGACATGCACCTCATTACAGCTAAGCTCGTTATGGCCTGGCGTGAGGACATCAACAGGCTCAGGAGAATACGCGCCTACCGCGGTATAAGGCACGAGCTCGGCCTGCCGCTCCGCGGTCAGAGAACCAGGTCGAACTTCAGGCACGGAACCACTGTCGGCGTTAGCAGGAGGAAGAAGTGAGGTGGTGTAAATGGGAGACCCGAAGAGGCAGAGGAAGAAGTACGAAACTCCCTCTCACCCCTGGATTAAGGAGAGACTCGACCGCGAGAGGGTTCTGAAGAGGAAGTACGCCCTCAAGAACAAGAAGGAGCTCTGGCGCCACGAGACCCAGCTCAAGGAGTTCAGGCGTAGGGCGAGGCGCCTTCTCGCCGCCCGCGGTAAGCAGGCCGAAATCGAGAGGCAGCAGCTCCTCCAGAGGCTCCACAGGCTCGGCCTTCTCCCGGCCGACGCCGTTCTTGATGACGTCCTCTCGCTCACCGTTGAGGACGTCCTTGAGAGGCGCCTCCAGACTATCGTCTACAAGAAGGGACTCGCCAGGACCATCAAGCAGGCCAGGCAGCTCATAGTCCACGGCCACATCGAGGTCAACGGCCAGATAATCCGCTCACCCGGCTACCTCGTCCTCCGCGAGGAGGAGGACACGATAACCTACGCCAAGAACTCCCCCTTCGCGAAGGAGGGTCACCCCGAGAGGATGGTTATTGAACAGGCCAAGCAGGGTGGTGAGGCATGAGCGAGGAAACCCAGCAGCAGGTTAACCTTAAGAAGAAGGAGAAGTGGGGAGTTGCCCACATCTACTCCTCCTACAACAACACCATCATCCACATCACCGACCTCACCGGGGCCGAGACCGTCTCCAGGTGGAGCGGTGGTATGGTCGTCAAGGCCGACAGGGACGAGCCCTCTCCGTACGCGGCCATGATTGCCGCCAAGAGGGCCGCTGAAGAGGCCATGGAGAAGGGCTTCGTCGGTGTTCACATCAAGGTTCGCGCCCCCGGAGGAAGCAAGAGCAAGACCCCCGGACCCGGTGCTCAGGCGGCAATCAGGGCCCTCGCGAGGGCTGGCCTCAAGATAGGGCGCGTCGAGGACGTTACCCCGATACCGCACGACGGAACCAGGCCCAAGGGCGGTAGGCGCGGTAGGCGCGTCTGACCTTTACAACTTCTTTTTTGGTGATGCAAATGGAGCCGAAGTTTGAAATTCTTGAAAAGAGGGAGGACTCGATAAAGTTCATCGTTAGCGGCATAGACGTCGCCTTTGCCAACGCCCTTAGGAGGACGATTCTCGCTGAGGTTCCTACCTTCGCCGTTGACGAGGTAGAGTTTTTCGAGAACGACTCCGCTTTATTCGACGAGATAATCGCCCACCGATTGGCCATGATTCCCCTCACGACACCCGTTGAGAGGTTCTCGCTCGACGCACTTGAACTCGACGACTACACCGTTACCCTCTCACTTGAGGCAGAGGGGCCAGGTATGGTTTACTCCGGCGACCTCAGGAGCAGTGACGAGGGAATAAAGCCTGCCAACCCGAACATTCCGATAGTCAAGCTCGCCGAGGGGCAGAAACTCACGCTCAACGCTTACGCCAAGCTCGGACGCGGAAAGGACCACGCCAAGTGGCAGCCGGGCTTCGTCTACTACAAGTACCTGACGAAAATCCACGTGAGCAAGGACGTTCCCGAGTGGGAAGAGCTCAAGGAGCTCGCCGAGAGGCGTGGTTTGCCCGTTGAGGAGAAGAAGGATGAGATTGTCATAACTACCACCAAGGCCTTCTACCTGCCGAGGAAGTTCGAGGCCTACGAGGGCGAGAAGATTAGGGAAGAGGTAGTGCCTGGAACGTTCGTCTTTACAGTGGAAACAAACGGAGAGCTCCCCGTTGAGGAAATCGTGAGCATAGCGCTCAAGATACTCATGAGGAAGAGCGATAGATTTATAAACGAACTCCATAAATTAGCCGACTGACGCGGGGGTAGCCGAGCCTGGCCAAAGGCGCGGGATTCAGGGTCCCGTCCCGTAGGGGTTCCGGGGTTCAAATCCCCGCCCCCGCACCATAACGCTCACCCCGTCCACCTGTCGGTTTCCCTGCGAGAGCGTTGAGGAGGTATGTTCATGGTCAAGAGAACCGGTCCCACCGACATCAACCTGAGAAGGCTCATTCGGGCACTCAGGAAGAAGTCGAACGAAGAGGGAGTTAAGATTTGGAAGGACATCGCTTGGCGCCTTGAGAGGCCAAGGAGGCAGAGGGCTGAAGTCAACGTCAGCAAGATAAACCGCTACACCAAGGAGGGCGACACCGTCATCGTTCCGGGAAGCGTTCTCGGAGCCGGAAAGCTCGAGCACAAGGTCACCGTTGCCGCCTGGAAGTTCAGCGAGACCGCTAAGAAGAAGATTGTCGAGGCCGGTGGCGAGGCCATCACCATCGAGGAGCTTATGGAGAGAAACCCGAAGGGTAGTGGAGTAATCATAATGGAGTGATGGGCCATGAGGATTATTAACGCTGAAGGACTCATACTCGGAAGGCTCGCCTCGAAGGTTGCCAAGATGCTCCTCGAGGGCGAAGAGGTCGTCATAGTCAACGCCGAGAAGGCCATCATCACCGGAAACCGCGAGGACATCTTTGCCAAGTACAAGCAGAGGACCGAGCTCAGAACCAGAACCAACCCGAGGAGGGGTCCGTTCTACCCGAAGAGGAGCGACGAGATAGTCAGGAGAACCGTCAGGGGCATGCTCCCCTGGAAGACCGACCGCGGAAGGAAGGCCTTCAGGAGGCTCAAGGTCTACGTCGGCGTTCCCAAGGAGTTCGAGGGCAAGGAGCTTGAGACCATAAGCGAGGCCCACATGTCGAGGCTTGCCACGCCGAAGTACGTCACCGTTGGTGAAGTGGCGAAGTTCCTCGGTGGAAAGTTCTGAGGTGAGAAAGATGAGGGTCATCCAGACTGCTGGAAAGAGGAAAACCGCTATAGCGAGGGCCACCATAAGGGAAGGAAAGGGAAGGGTGAGAATCAACCACAAGCCCGTCGAGATAATCGAGCCCGAGATAGCGCGCTTCACCATCATGGAACCGCTCATCCTTGCCGGCGAGGAGATAGTCAGCAAGGTTGACATCGACGTCAAGGTCGAGGGCGGAGGCTTCATGGGTCAGGCCGAGGCCGCGCGCGTTGCCATAGCCAGGGCTCTCGTCGAGTGGACCAACGACATGAACCTCAAGGAAAAGTTTATGAAGTACGACAGGACTATGCTCGTTGGCGACAGCAGGAGGACCGAGCCCCACAAGCCCAACCGCTCGACCAAGGGTCCGAGGGCCAAGAGGCAGAAGTCCTACCGTTGATGCCTCCCCTTTAACAATTTGAGGTGTGGGAAATGATAGTCCCCGTCAGGTGCTTCACCTGCGGAAAGGTGCTGGCAGACAAGTACTACGAGTTCAAGAAGAGGGTTGAGGCCGGGGAAGACCCGGGTAAGGTCCTCGACGACCTCGGCGTCGAGAGGTACTGCTGCAGGAGAACGCTCCTCAGCCACGTGGAGCTCATCGACCAGGTAATGGTTTATAAAGTCTACTAAAAACCGCAATTCTGGGCGGGGCCGTGGGGTAGCTTGGTCTATCCTCCCGGCTTGGGGTGCCGGAGACCCGGGTTCAAATCCCGGCGGCCCCACCAACATTCCGTTCACTGAAAAAACCTCTCTTGAAGGTGTGGAAGGAAGGGGTGGTAAGTATGTTCAAGTACACCCGCTTTGAGAAGGCCCGCATCATCGGTGCGAGGGCTCTCCAGATAGCGATGGGCGCCCCCGTGCTGATAGACGTTCCCGAGGGAATAACTCCCCTTCAAGCTGCCTTGATGGAGTTCGAGAAGGGAATAATCCCGCTCACCGTAATAAGGCCGAGCTGATGAACGATGACGGTGATAGAGAACGTAATCGGCAGGGTTGCAGTGCTCAGGGGTGGGAAGTACTCCGTTGAGGTAGACGTCATAACCAGCTCGGGCTTTGGGCGGTTTGCCTCGCCGATAGACGAGAACCCGAGCCTCTACATAGCCGAGGCTCATCGCGCTGTGAGTGAGGTTGATGAGATAATCGGGCCCGAGCTGATAGGCTTTGACGCAACTGAGCAGGAACTCATAGACAGCTACCTCTGGGAGATAGACGGGACCGAGAACTTCGGACACATTGGAGCTAACACCGCGCTGGCGGTTTCGATAGCCACCGCAAAGGCAGCCGCGAGCGAGAAGAACCTTCCCCTCTACAGCTACCTTGGTGGAACCTTCACCACCGAGTTGCCCGTCCCAATCCTTGAGCTCGGTCGGGGTGAGGAGTTCGACTACTACGTCATGGTTCGCGATTTGATGGAGATTACCGACGTCGTTGACGCTTTCAACAGCGTCCTTGAGAACGTTGAGGGCAACACCGTTGAGGCCTACTCAAAGGCCACCGAAAAGGCCACCGACGAGCTCGGCCTTGAGGTTGCCCTCGGACTCGTCCAGAAGAAGGAGCTCGATATAGAGACCGTCCTCTCGACGGTTGAGGACAACAACGTTGCCTACATAAAGCCCATTGGCGGTGAG
This genomic interval carries:
- the secY gene encoding preprotein translocase subunit SecY encodes the protein MGKVRDIVYAIERYFPEVERPKRHVPLKEKFMWTGIVLLLYFILAEIPLYGIPPKVQDYFATLRFVLAGKSGSLLTLGIGPIVTASIIMQLLVGSEIVKLDLSNPEDRRFYQAAQKLFSVFMSFFEAAIYVFAGAFGKVSTGIGAFQTVTSPDGFVYIGLGLAILIILQLGFASTMLILLDELVSKWGIGSGISLFIAAGVSQTVIYKALAPIPSKEYIDPLTGEPAIVGAIPAFIQHLIHGDITGAIYRGGTLPDMVKLLGTIAVFLIVVYLESMRVEIPLSYGRVTVRGRYPIRFMYVSNIPIILTMALYANIQLWARLLNNYGITWLGTFGENGYPVSGFVTYLYPPRDIFHVINDPVRALVYAIMTIFWSLIFGFLWVELTGLDARSIARQLQQAGLQIPGFRRDPRILERVLQRYIPYVTFWGSFTLALVAVLADFFGALGTGTGILLTVGILYRFYEEIAREQATEMFPALRRFFAK
- a CDS encoding adenylate kinase — translated: MPFVVMITGIPGVGKSTITRLALKRTRAKFRLVNFGDLMFEEAVKAGLVKHRDEMRKLDPKTQRELQLKAAQKIVEIAREEPVLLDTHATIRTPVGYLLGFPREVIEVINPNFIVIIEATPSEILGRRLRDLKRDRDVETEEQIERHQDLNRAAAISYAMHSNALIKIIENHEDKGLEEAVNELVQVLDLAVSEYD
- a CDS encoding EMC3/TMCO1 family protein, whose amino-acid sequence is MIEGIYQFLDDVFGPFMMNYHPLWVITLMGFIIGGFYTLLYYFFTDIEKQKKLQKLAKEVQKEMREAQKSGDEKKLRKAQQKQLELMKMQSELMKQQMVPMFLTMPIFWIFFSWLRRWYTEVAIAKAPFNFFLFDWFHSMYHSALSGSELGYFGWYILSSYVIGMVLRKLLDMG
- a CDS encoding 50S ribosomal protein L34e; its protein translation is MKPMYRSRSWRRKYVRTPGGRTVIHFERRKPKVAHCAMCGRPLNGVPRGRPSELRKLPKTAKRPERPYPNLCPSCMRKVMKAQVRASLS
- the cmk gene encoding (d)CMP kinase, which produces MPKGCLVITVSGLAGSGTTTLCRNLAKHYGFKHVYAGLIFRQMAKERGMTLEEFQKYVELHPEIDREVDRRQVEAAKECNVVIEGRLAGWMVKNADLKIWLDAPIMERAKRVARREGVSVEEAFVQIAEREKGNRKRYLNLYGIDIEDKSIYDLIINTAKWGPDGVFAIVKAAIDHLYPDGDAGSGENPENKKKEVG
- a CDS encoding 50S ribosomal protein L14e, with translation MPAIEVGRIAVVIAGRRAGQKVVVADIIDKNFVLVTGAGLNKVKRRRMNVKHLEPLPEKVNIERGASDEEIKKALEEAGISLE
- a CDS encoding type II toxin-antitoxin system HicB family antitoxin encodes the protein MQLHAVIWEEEGIYVIREVFTGVTTQGETIEEAIENLKEAVELYLEEFPELRNELKRVKFVGDFHVEVAKALG
- a CDS encoding type II toxin-antitoxin system HicA family toxin; amino-acid sequence: MSKLPRLSGEEVVKVLTKKFGFKVSRQRGSHVVLVKYVDGRKIGTVVPLHKELKAGTLMGVLRLAQISKEDFIKALEDP
- a CDS encoding RNA-guided pseudouridylation complex pseudouridine synthase subunit Cbf5, with the translated sequence MARDEVRRILPADIKREVLIKDEKAETNPKWGFPPEKRPMEMHMQFGIINLDKPPGPTSHEVVAWIKKLFNLSKAGHGGTLDPKVSGVLPVALERATRVVQALLPAGKEYVALMHLHGDVPEDRILAVMKEFQGEIIQRPPLRSAVKRRLRTRKVYYIDVLEIDGRDVLFRVGVEAGTYIRSLIHHMGLALGVGAHMAELRRTRSGPFKEDETLVTLHDLVDYYHFWKEDGIEEYFRKAIQPMEKAVEHLPKVWIRDSAVSAVTHGADLAVPGIVKLHKGIKKGDLVAIMTLKDELVALGKATMTSGEMLQRSKGIAVDVDKVFMPRDWYPKLW
- a CDS encoding class I SAM-dependent methyltransferase, with the protein product MSHYYSEEPNVPLRTKTIEVCLRGHCFKFITASGVFSFGKLDRGTELLIENMVLDRNWRVLDLGCGYGAIGIVASRFVDYVVMTDVNRRAISIARKNLKINGVRNAEVRWGSLYEPVKGEKFDSIITNPPVHVGKEVLREIVINAPRHLNDGGLLQLVIKTKQGAKYIKALMEETFTEVRELAKGSGYRVYAGIA
- a CDS encoding 30S ribosomal protein S13, which encodes MTENFRHIVRVAGVDLDGHKQLRWALTGIKGIGINFATMVLRVAGLDPYMKAGYLTDEQVKLIEKILEDPVAHGIPAWAVNRPKDYETGKDMHLITAKLVMAWREDINRLRRIRAYRGIRHELGLPLRGQRTRSNFRHGTTVGVSRRKK
- a CDS encoding 30S ribosomal protein S4 — protein: MGDPKRQRKKYETPSHPWIKERLDRERVLKRKYALKNKKELWRHETQLKEFRRRARRLLAARGKQAEIERQQLLQRLHRLGLLPADAVLDDVLSLTVEDVLERRLQTIVYKKGLARTIKQARQLIVHGHIEVNGQIIRSPGYLVLREEEDTITYAKNSPFAKEGHPERMVIEQAKQGGEA
- a CDS encoding 30S ribosomal protein S11, producing MSEETQQQVNLKKKEKWGVAHIYSSYNNTIIHITDLTGAETVSRWSGGMVVKADRDEPSPYAAMIAAKRAAEEAMEKGFVGVHIKVRAPGGSKSKTPGPGAQAAIRALARAGLKIGRVEDVTPIPHDGTRPKGGRRGRRV